A single Dermacentor variabilis isolate Ectoservices chromosome 9, ASM5094787v1, whole genome shotgun sequence DNA region contains:
- the DCP1 gene encoding decapping mRNA 1 isoform X2 — protein sequence MNRLSTTNRLELITEEVEFQTQSPFLLYKSSSGINCIWFYNTNECERVGKLCQSLAKASKMSSKSKNRQRCASESDSLHHLQLATPAVSQDGAPKDIVALLSKAKDQYNMKKAEASSNGQKQHRNGTRGRGSRTFVSSAMVNSAHSEVTSNGHHASVPSPPNVLHKPTPLRTITNGVVATATAEAPSTPLSVESLFAAVGQKKPEVSSGSEDAKEALLRALLSNPDNRLEHVERIQRKEADASGDVLCEQPRLRAASCQANISAWEVSDDLRQKLNLCSSSSSAENSVLPPVVTPAMLEVGLGSAERHSSPTTVTLRDPLPGREPCKAPAASDLPLLSPMAFTKPVGQPAAMPFPSFGSALFGSPGVYVNGDMVANNRESVSALTKDQLKDALVHMLQTDDSFLVKLHEAYVGSLKSRFNLDTRTGNGSSTGSLL from the exons ATGAACCGTCTGAGCACGACCAATCGTCTGGAACTGATCACTGAAGAGGTTGAGTTCCAAACTCAGTCGCCGTTCCTTCTGTACAAAAGTAGCT CTGGAATCAACTGCATCTGGTTTTACAACACGAACGAGTGTGAAAGGGTTGGAAAGCTTTGTCAGAG CCTAGCAAAGGCCAGCAAGATGTCGTCCAAGTCAAAAAACCGCCAGCGCTGTGCCTCCGAGAGTGACAGCCTGCACCATCTTCAACTGGCCACTCCGGCTGTTTCACAGGATGGTGCCCCTAAGGACATTGTGGCCCTCCTGTCTAAGGCAAAGGACCAGTACAATATG AAGAAAGCCGAGGCCTCCTCCAATGGCCAAAAGCAGCACCGAAATGGGACTCGGGGCCGAGGAAGCCGAACCTTTGTCTCATCAGCAATGGTGAACAGTGCACATTCAGAGGTGACCAGCAACGGCCACCACGCCAGTGTGCCATCCCCTCCAAATGTGCTGCACAAGCCCACACCATTGAGGACAATCACTAATGGCGTCGTTGCCACAGCAACTGCTGAGGCACCATCAACGCCCCTCAGCGTGGAGTCTCTTTTTGCTGCTGTTGGTCAGAAGAAGCCTGAGGTGTCGAGTGGGAGTGAAGATGCAAAGGAAGCCCTGCTAAGAGCATTGCTTTCCAATCCCGACAATCGGCTGGAGCACGTGGAGCGGATTCAGCGCAAGGAAG CTGATGCAAGTGGCGACGTGTTGTGTGAGCAGCCACGCCTGCGCGCGGCCTCCTGCCAGGCCAACATCTCGGCTTGGGAGGTGAGCGACGACCTGCGACAAAAGCTCAACCTGTGCTCTTCCTCATCCTCTGCCGAGAACAGTGTGCTGCCTCCGGTGGTAACGCCAGCCATGTTAGAGGTGGGCCTTGGCAGTGCTGAGCGCCACTCCTCGCCAACAACTGTTACACTCAGGGACCCGCTTCCTGGCAGAGAACCATGCAAG GCTCCAGCTGCATCGGATCTGCCTCTGCTCTCACCCATGGCTTTCACGAAACCAGTTGGCCAACCTGCTGCAATGCCTTTCCCCTCATTTGGCTCTGCATTGTTTGGGTCTCCTG GTGTGTACGTGAATGGTGATATGGTGGCCAACAATCGGGAGTCTGTGAGCGCCCTGACCAAGGACCAACTAAAGGATGCACTGGTCCACATGTTGCAG ACGGACGATAGTTTCTTAGTGAAGCTGCACGAGGCATACGTGGGGAGTCTCAAAAGCCGGTTCAACCTCGACACTCGGACTGGCAACGGCTCATCCACGGGAAGCCTCTTGTGA
- the DCP1 gene encoding decapping mRNA 1 isoform X1 yields MSSSTAANRMNLAALQRVDSAVTEIVDNASQVALYKFASATNGWEKTEIEGALFVFAWSKTPSHGFIVMNRLSTTNRLELITEEVEFQTQSPFLLYKSSSGINCIWFYNTNECERVGKLCQSLAKASKMSSKSKNRQRCASESDSLHHLQLATPAVSQDGAPKDIVALLSKAKDQYNMKKAEASSNGQKQHRNGTRGRGSRTFVSSAMVNSAHSEVTSNGHHASVPSPPNVLHKPTPLRTITNGVVATATAEAPSTPLSVESLFAAVGQKKPEVSSGSEDAKEALLRALLSNPDNRLEHVERIQRKEADASGDVLCEQPRLRAASCQANISAWEVSDDLRQKLNLCSSSSSAENSVLPPVVTPAMLEVGLGSAERHSSPTTVTLRDPLPGREPCKAPAASDLPLLSPMAFTKPVGQPAAMPFPSFGSALFGSPGVYVNGDMVANNRESVSALTKDQLKDALVHMLQTDDSFLVKLHEAYVGSLKSRFNLDTRTGNGSSTGSLL; encoded by the exons ATGTCCTCCAGTACAGCTGCGAACCGCATGAACTTGGCTGCCTTGCAGAGAGTCGATTCTGCGGTCACCGAGATCGTCGACAACGCGAGCCAAGTAGCCCTGTACAAGTTTGCCTCGGCGACAAACGGCTGG GAAAAAACAGAAATTGAAGGAGCTTTATTCGTCTTTGCATG GTCAAAGACCCCCAGCCATGGCTTCATTGTTATGAACCGTCTGAGCACGACCAATCGTCTGGAACTGATCACTGAAGAGGTTGAGTTCCAAACTCAGTCGCCGTTCCTTCTGTACAAAAGTAGCT CTGGAATCAACTGCATCTGGTTTTACAACACGAACGAGTGTGAAAGGGTTGGAAAGCTTTGTCAGAG CCTAGCAAAGGCCAGCAAGATGTCGTCCAAGTCAAAAAACCGCCAGCGCTGTGCCTCCGAGAGTGACAGCCTGCACCATCTTCAACTGGCCACTCCGGCTGTTTCACAGGATGGTGCCCCTAAGGACATTGTGGCCCTCCTGTCTAAGGCAAAGGACCAGTACAATATG AAGAAAGCCGAGGCCTCCTCCAATGGCCAAAAGCAGCACCGAAATGGGACTCGGGGCCGAGGAAGCCGAACCTTTGTCTCATCAGCAATGGTGAACAGTGCACATTCAGAGGTGACCAGCAACGGCCACCACGCCAGTGTGCCATCCCCTCCAAATGTGCTGCACAAGCCCACACCATTGAGGACAATCACTAATGGCGTCGTTGCCACAGCAACTGCTGAGGCACCATCAACGCCCCTCAGCGTGGAGTCTCTTTTTGCTGCTGTTGGTCAGAAGAAGCCTGAGGTGTCGAGTGGGAGTGAAGATGCAAAGGAAGCCCTGCTAAGAGCATTGCTTTCCAATCCCGACAATCGGCTGGAGCACGTGGAGCGGATTCAGCGCAAGGAAG CTGATGCAAGTGGCGACGTGTTGTGTGAGCAGCCACGCCTGCGCGCGGCCTCCTGCCAGGCCAACATCTCGGCTTGGGAGGTGAGCGACGACCTGCGACAAAAGCTCAACCTGTGCTCTTCCTCATCCTCTGCCGAGAACAGTGTGCTGCCTCCGGTGGTAACGCCAGCCATGTTAGAGGTGGGCCTTGGCAGTGCTGAGCGCCACTCCTCGCCAACAACTGTTACACTCAGGGACCCGCTTCCTGGCAGAGAACCATGCAAG GCTCCAGCTGCATCGGATCTGCCTCTGCTCTCACCCATGGCTTTCACGAAACCAGTTGGCCAACCTGCTGCAATGCCTTTCCCCTCATTTGGCTCTGCATTGTTTGGGTCTCCTG GTGTGTACGTGAATGGTGATATGGTGGCCAACAATCGGGAGTCTGTGAGCGCCCTGACCAAGGACCAACTAAAGGATGCACTGGTCCACATGTTGCAG ACGGACGATAGTTTCTTAGTGAAGCTGCACGAGGCATACGTGGGGAGTCTCAAAAGCCGGTTCAACCTCGACACTCGGACTGGCAACGGCTCATCCACGGGAAGCCTCTTGTGA